CAATATTTCGACATGTTATAACTAATTGCTACATACACCAAATGTGTTAGTCTAAAAACTGGACTGACCAGTAAAGGAATATTTCATGGAGAGAAACATTGTCAAGGTAACGATTGAAGATAGCATTGCGTTTGTCGAGCTTAATCGCCCGGATAAGTTCAACGCGCTTAACTTTGAGATGTTTAAAGCAATTGATAAAACCATTAAAAAACTGGCTAAACAGCGCGGCGTGGCAGCAGTGATCCTTTCTGGTAGTAATGCGAACTTCTGCTCGGGTATCGATATAAAAGCGGTATCAAAATCGCCGATGCAAATGATTAAGCTGTTGTTTAAGTGGCTGCCGGGAAATGCCAATCTTGCTCAACGAGTATCGATAGGTTGGCAGCGTTTGCCAATTCCAGTCATCGCAGTAATTGAAGGCGTTTGTTATGGCGGCGGTACGCAAATTGCGCTAGGCGCTGACTTTCGCATCGCTGCACCAGATGCTAAGTTGTCGATTATGGAGGCGCGTTGGGGCTTAGTGCCTGACATGGCAGGTCTCGCCGGGCTAAGACAAATTATGGACAAAGATAAAGCCATGCGCTTGAGTCTGCTGGCTGAAGTGATTGAAGCTAATGAGGCTAAAGAACACGGCTTAGTCACTGACGTCGTTGCAG
This DNA window, taken from Shewanella maritima, encodes the following:
- a CDS encoding crotonase/enoyl-CoA hydratase family protein gives rise to the protein MERNIVKVTIEDSIAFVELNRPDKFNALNFEMFKAIDKTIKKLAKQRGVAAVILSGSNANFCSGIDIKAVSKSPMQMIKLLFKWLPGNANLAQRVSIGWQRLPIPVIAVIEGVCYGGGTQIALGADFRIAAPDAKLSIMEARWGLVPDMAGLAGLRQIMDKDKAMRLSLLAEVIEANEAKEHGLVTDVVADPHAHALNLAKQIANMSPDANAAIKLSINYSWSGSVRRLLSRESLSQVKILLGKNWRIAGVRQTKNPEKQYKPRQSGW